The Candidatus Rubidus massiliensis DNA segment AAATAACCCTTTCACAGTGATATCATTTCCTTTAATAAACAAATCAATGATAAGGGGTGTAACTTTGCGATCTGATAAACTTCTTATGTAACAACTATTTTTAAAGCCTTGAGCATTCGGATCTGGGTTTTCAAACTTACAAAAACCGCTATTATCAATTAACTTTTCATATAAAGTATTATTAGAGGTCATTTGAGGAATTGTAAGCTTTTTACTTAAATGCTCTATTAATTTCTCATGATTAATTTTTTTTATGTCTAGTTTATTAGCTAAAAATGTGGTGATCCGTTTTGCAATTAAAAAAGCATAAAAAGGATATGGTTCAGGGGGGAGAATCGAAAAATCTTGGTCTCGATTTTTTTCGATTAATAAACTTTTAAAAAAAGGAGGAATAATCGTTTCAACATCGCATCGAAAATTGACCAGTTCAAAAAAAAGGGTAAAGCAATTTTTTACATATTCTAATGAAAGATGGTCAAATAATGAACTTCCTCCATAAGTAATATTTATGTTTGGAAATTCTTTATATAAAATTGTAAAAAGTTCTTTTTTTGATAGAGATATATTTAAAGGGAAATCTTCATAAAACCCTTTTACGATAAAAACTGCGTTGTGATCATCTATAAGACTATTAACCTCAATTTTTGGTAAAGTGATTTGCTTTAAATAATTTTCTTTAACATGCCCTCTAGAATCTATAACACCTAATTTATGAAAGAGGTATATATTTTTATCTTCTTGTAAAGTTGTAAAGTAAGAACAATCAGTTAATAAGTATTCATCTTTGTTTACTTGATCACCATTATAAGATTCTAAATAAATTGTAGTAATAGAGGATGTTGATACTTGCATAAGTTATATAGAATAGATAAAAAAAGAAGAAATAATACAACTTAATTTGAATTATTTAAATAATAATATAAGTAAGTTTATTTATTTAAAAACTTGCTGTTGATAAAAGAATTTTTTTTTATAATCTTCTTTTTTTTTAAGAAATTGTAATAGAGGTTGTATGTTAAAGGAAACAGTAAATTTTACTGTGATAAATTCCTTTTTAGGGCTTGTACTAGTTGCTAAAACAAATATTGGAATATGCGCTTTAATGATAAGTGACACAAAAGAGTCTCTATTGCAAGAGTTGCGATCTTCTTTTAAAAGATTGGAATTGGTAGAAAATAAAGAATTAGATCCTTTGGCATACCAGGTGATGAGAAATATAGAACTTAAAATTCCTTGTGAATTTCCCTTAGATATGAGAGGTACAGACTTTCAATTGAAAGTATGGAATTTATTAAAACAAATTCCATTGGGTAAAACGGTAAGCTATGAGGATTTAAGCATCCAATTACAAATGTCAAAAGGTGCAAGAGCCATTGCGAAGGCTTGTGGGAGTAATAAAATTTCGCTTCTTATACCGTGTCATAGAGTCATTCGAAAAAATGGAAATATTTCGGGTTACAGGTGGGGGGTATCAAGAAAAGAGCAATTGCTCAATCTGGAAAAAATAACCCTTTAAATTAAAGCTTAAAAAGCGTTTTAATTTACCAGGTCAAGTTTGAAGGTCAATTTAGAAAGAAAATGACTCACCACCGACCCCACAGAGTGCACAGAGAGGGGATTTAGTGAGTTAAGACTCTCAATGAAAAAGGTTTAAATTCTTATTTTGCTCGATAGGTCTTTAGTAAAATCAGGTTTGAAGGTTAATTTAGAAATAACAATGAGCCCTCACAAGCTCGCAGATTACACAGTGAAAATTAATCTCTTGATTTTATTATTGTGGAATGATGTACTAAACCCTCTCTGTGTGCTCTGTGGGCTCGGTGGTTGTTATTTTTTTCTTATACTTCAGCGCAAGATTTACTAAGGAACATTCAAGGAAATGCTTCAAGTTTATTGTACAAAAATAAACTTTCTAATCACTTTTAATAAGTAAAGAGAAACCTTTAGATTTTCAAGATTTGTCTTTACTTAAAAAATGGATGGCTAATTTCTATCCGCAATGTCTTTATTATGATCAAAAACTTGTTCGTTTAAAGAATAATTAATCTTTTCAAGGTCATTAAGAGTTTCTTTTTGAGCTTCTAATTCTGCAACGAGTTCATTTAGTATTTTTGATTGCTCAATATCCTTTTGATTAATAGATAAGACTTGGTTGTCTAATTCTTCGGTTAGTTGCATACGCAGATTATGTTCATAGGCTAATTTGCTCTCTAGTCGCAATAATTCAGTTTGCATTTCTTGTTTTTGGCTACGTTCTTTTTCTAACTCTTCTTGTAGATTTTCTAATTTTCTTACTAGTTCATTACGAACATATTCGTAGGTTTGATGAAATTTTTCAGCATTATCATCATTATGCTTTATAATGGTTTCTTTATGAGTTAAATCATATTGTAAGCTTAAAATTAACTCTTCTTGCTCTTTTAATTTTTTTTCTGCAGTTAGTAGCTTTTCGTTCCAGTCGTTTTTTTGCTTTTGTATTTCGGCATTTAAATTTTCTATAGCTAATTGTTTTTTTAAGACTTCTTCATGTTCTTGATTTATGAGATACTGTTTATCTTCTAAATCTTGAGTGAGTTTAGCTAAATCTAACCTTTTTTCGTCTAAATCAAAAAATAAAGTGTTCTTTTCTTTGATTAAATTTTCTTCTCTTATGGCAATATCAGTCCATTCATGTTGAAAGTTTTCTAGAGCATTTTTTTTGTCTAAATGTTCGTTTTGCAATGTTGCATAATCATTTTTTAACTGATTCAATTCTTCATTTGTTTCGTTTAAAAGATTTTTTAAATCATTTAAGTTTTTTTCTTTTTCGATAAGAGATGCTTCTTTATCTTGTGATGTTTGAGAATGCATGGCAATAGTATTTTCTAAAACGGTCACTTGATTTTTAAAAGAGTCCTTTTCTTCATAAACTTTTGCTAGTAAAACTTGAGAATTTTCAAGCTCTTTTTGTAAGATGTCAACATTTTCTTGTAGTTTTGCCACTTGCTCTTTTAAACGGCTCTCTTGTTCAGAAGATATATTGTACTTAGCTGTATATTCCTCTAACTGCTCTTTTAAATTTTGTAATTCATGTTCTAAAGTGAGTGTATCCGTTATACTTTTTTGATTTTTTTCTTCAAGTTCAGTTTTTGTACTTAAGGCTATATTTAATTGCTCTTTTAATTCCTCTATGTCTTTTTTATAGTTATCTACTGAAGCTGTTAATTCATTAATTTCGTTAACTTTTTGTTTAGACGCCATTTTGTTTTGAACTTTCAGACGGTGTATTTCGTCAAGCTTGTTTTGATAATCATTTTTTATGATATCAAATTGACTTTGCATGTCAAAAATTTGCTCTTCCAATTCTTTATTTTTTGACAAATGGTTTTTTAGAGCCTCTGAGGTTTCTTTATATTGTTCAGAATTTGTGATAGCTAAAAAATTTTCTAATTCAGATAGTTGCCATATATTGAGAAGATCTTGTTTTGCTTTTTTTAAAGTGCGATGCTTTTGTTCTTTTAAATCAGCTAACAAGTCATGATTTTTTTGTAGATTAATTTCTTTATCTTCAAGGGTGTTTTTTAATTCTTTTTCTTTCTCTAAAGATGCTATTAGGCGATTTTCTAAGTCTTGCTGAGAATTTTTTAGCTGATCTAGAGATGCTTCTAGTTGAGCAATATAGTTTGATGTTTCTCTATATTTTCTTTCCCATTCATTGGACAAGTTGGCAAGCTCTTTGTTTTCATTTTCTTTAAGATCGATCAGTTTTTTTAGATCTCCAATCTTTTGAGCTACGGCTTTTCCAGGTAATGCACTTACGCGAACTTCATGTAATCTTTTGGATGTGTCACTGAGTTCTTCCCGTAAAGCTTTAATTTTTTCATTTTGTAATTTTGACTGTATGGTCAAATATTTTATTTGGTTTTGATGGTGTTCATCTTGGGGATAGGGATTTTCAGTTAAAGATATTGGTTGTGAACTGGACTGAATCTGGTTGCCTTGGATGGGCTGCTCTTTTATAATTTCGTAACCCATTACGCACATAAATAAGCAGGAAATAAGACTCAGAGAATAGGTGCCAATTTTAGAAGCTGCTTTAACTTGTTTGCTTAAGTCGTTTTTATTTTGTTTTTCGCTCATTCTTTTTATTCCTTTTCTTTATGTAC contains these protein-coding regions:
- a CDS encoding chromosome segregation protein SMC, translating into MSEKQNKNDLSKQVKAASKIGTYSLSLISCLFMCVMGYEIIKEQPIQGNQIQSSSQPISLTENPYPQDEHHQNQIKYLTIQSKLQNEKIKALREELSDTSKRLHEVRVSALPGKAVAQKIGDLKKLIDLKENENKELANLSNEWERKYRETSNYIAQLEASLDQLKNSQQDLENRLIASLEKEKELKNTLEDKEINLQKNHDLLADLKEQKHRTLKKAKQDLLNIWQLSELENFLAITNSEQYKETSEALKNHLSKNKELEEQIFDMQSQFDIIKNDYQNKLDEIHRLKVQNKMASKQKVNEINELTASVDNYKKDIEELKEQLNIALSTKTELEEKNQKSITDTLTLEHELQNLKEQLEEYTAKYNISSEQESRLKEQVAKLQENVDILQKELENSQVLLAKVYEEKDSFKNQVTVLENTIAMHSQTSQDKEASLIEKEKNLNDLKNLLNETNEELNQLKNDYATLQNEHLDKKNALENFQHEWTDIAIREENLIKEKNTLFFDLDEKRLDLAKLTQDLEDKQYLINQEHEEVLKKQLAIENLNAEIQKQKNDWNEKLLTAEKKLKEQEELILSLQYDLTHKETIIKHNDDNAEKFHQTYEYVRNELVRKLENLQEELEKERSQKQEMQTELLRLESKLAYEHNLRMQLTEELDNQVLSINQKDIEQSKILNELVAELEAQKETLNDLEKINYSLNEQVFDHNKDIADRN
- the ada gene encoding Regulatory protein of adaptative response translates to MLKETVNFTVINSFLGLVLVAKTNIGICALMISDTKESLLQELRSSFKRLELVENKELDPLAYQVMRNIELKIPCEFPLDMRGTDFQLKVWNLLKQIPLGKTVSYEDLSIQLQMSKGARAIAKACGSNKISLLIPCHRVIRKNGNISGYRWGVSRKEQLLNLEKITL